In Lentimicrobiaceae bacterium, one genomic interval encodes:
- a CDS encoding AAA family ATPase, whose protein sequence is MKSLIEKIAQISAQKASQIDTKKTDLLKIASNYGDVEPYNLFLYWFNMFPNCIEFGKKTNFEKACNHIISHYSDEIKEIFITDKKGEEIANVVVWLYEDTLINLSNKYDEKPLVYYRVTPYEKVNKLVQEISDFKNEKTHIPRISLIHNSFGSLSTKKMKIKHPKLTIKDNYNDDFQPVHKTIINRLQKDNDKGLVLLHGKPGTGKTYYLRYLICQLRKDVIFLPPNMAASITDPGLIELLMENKNSVFVVEDAENILIDRNQTGSSAVSALLNLTDGLLSDCLNIQVICSFNTDLSELDKALIRKGRLIAKYEFKELEASKAQALSNKLGFNSKIEKPMTLTDIYNQDEDSYAPKIKKSMGYNKNN, encoded by the coding sequence ATGAAAAGTTTAATTGAAAAAATTGCTCAAATATCGGCACAAAAAGCAAGTCAGATTGATACAAAAAAAACGGATTTGCTCAAAATAGCCAGCAATTATGGTGATGTTGAACCTTATAACTTGTTTTTATATTGGTTTAATATGTTTCCTAATTGTATTGAGTTCGGTAAAAAAACCAATTTTGAAAAAGCTTGCAATCACATTATTTCTCACTACAGCGATGAAATAAAAGAGATATTTATTACAGACAAAAAGGGGGAAGAAATCGCAAATGTGGTTGTTTGGTTGTACGAAGATACACTCATCAATTTATCAAATAAATATGATGAAAAACCTTTGGTTTATTACAGAGTTACGCCATACGAGAAAGTTAACAAATTGGTGCAAGAAATCTCCGATTTTAAAAATGAAAAAACTCATATACCGAGGATTAGTTTAATCCACAATTCTTTTGGCTCTCTATCTACAAAAAAAATGAAAATTAAACATCCAAAGTTGACCATAAAAGATAACTACAACGATGATTTTCAACCTGTTCATAAAACCATAATAAACCGTTTGCAAAAAGATAATGATAAAGGTTTGGTGCTTTTGCACGGAAAGCCCGGAACTGGAAAAACATATTATTTGCGTTATTTGATATGTCAGCTTCGCAAAGATGTTATTTTTTTACCACCCAATATGGCAGCATCTATCACCGATCCGGGGCTTATAGAATTGCTTATGGAAAATAAAAACAGTGTTTTCGTGGTCGAAGATGCGGAAAACATCCTGATAGACAGAAATCAAACAGGTTCGTCGGCTGTATCTGCATTGCTAAACCTGACAGATGGATTACTTTCCGACTGTTTGAATATTCAAGTAATCTGTTCGTTCAATACAGATTTATCGGAGCTTGATAAGGCTTTGATTCGCAAAGGAAGATTAATTGCAAAATACGAATTTAAAGAGCTTGAAGCATCAAAAGCACAAGCTTTGTCAAACAAACTCGGCTTCAACAGTAAAATAGAAAAACCAATGACTTTGACCGATATATACAATCAGGACGAAGATTCGTATGCTCCGAAAATTAAAAAATCCATGGGTTATAATAAAAATAATTAA